The proteins below come from a single Serratia ficaria genomic window:
- the mmuM gene encoding homocysteine S-methyltransferase codes for MPVNNPVAQLLADHPTLILDGALATELEARGCDLSDPLWSAKVLIENPELIYQVHLDYFNAGAQCAITASYQATPQGFLRRGLDHAQSLALIAKSVQLAQQARSDYLAAQPQAAPLLVAGSVGPYGAYLADGSEYRGDYRLPQEEMMAFHRPRIAALAAAGVDLLACETLPSFGELQALLALLREFPTLGAWFAFTLRDSRHLSDGTPLAEVLAALRGNPQVLAIGLNCIALDQVAPALRQLAGLADKPLLVYPNSGEHYDAVSKTWHACGGEHGSLTEQAAEWQALGARLIGGCCRTTPRDIRAIAERCRA; via the coding sequence ATGCCGGTTAACAACCCCGTCGCCCAACTGTTGGCCGACCACCCTACCCTGATCCTGGACGGCGCCCTGGCCACCGAGCTGGAGGCGCGCGGCTGCGATCTCAGCGATCCGCTGTGGTCCGCCAAGGTGCTGATTGAAAATCCCGAGCTGATTTATCAGGTGCATCTCGACTATTTCAACGCCGGGGCGCAGTGCGCCATTACCGCCAGCTACCAGGCCACGCCGCAGGGCTTTCTGCGCCGCGGGCTGGATCACGCGCAGTCGCTGGCGCTGATCGCCAAAAGCGTGCAGCTGGCGCAGCAGGCGCGCAGCGATTATCTGGCGGCCCAGCCGCAGGCCGCGCCGCTGCTGGTCGCCGGTTCGGTAGGCCCCTACGGCGCCTATCTGGCCGACGGCTCCGAATACCGCGGCGACTACCGGCTGCCGCAGGAAGAGATGATGGCCTTCCACCGCCCGCGCATCGCCGCGCTGGCCGCCGCCGGCGTCGATCTGCTGGCCTGCGAGACGCTGCCGTCGTTCGGCGAACTGCAGGCGTTGCTGGCGCTGCTGCGGGAATTCCCGACGCTCGGCGCCTGGTTCGCTTTCACGCTGCGCGACAGCCGGCACCTCAGCGACGGCACGCCGCTGGCCGAGGTGCTGGCGGCGCTGCGCGGCAACCCGCAGGTGCTGGCCATCGGCCTCAACTGCATCGCGCTGGATCAGGTCGCCCCGGCGCTGCGGCAGTTGGCCGGGCTGGCCGATAAACCGCTGCTGGTCTATCCGAACTCCGGCGAGCATTACGACGCGGTCAGCAAAACCTGGCACGCCTGCGGCGGCGAACACGGCAGCCTGACGGAACAGGCCGCTGAATGGCAAGCCCTCGGCGCACGGCTGATTGGCGGCTGCTGCCGCACTACCCCGCGGGATATCCGCGCCATCGCCGAGCGCTGCAGGGCATAA
- a CDS encoding type II toxin-antitoxin system death-on-curing family toxin, with the protein MIFLTAEDIAEFNAEIVPQGRQDGSKVEAVANRVLNAYHYDNVSDIYHLAAIYLIAISQGHIFLDGNKRTAFQSMALFLGINGIALREDAKLVELTVEAAKGRLNAVETAKQLRQLTE; encoded by the coding sequence ATGATTTTTTTGACCGCAGAGGATATTGCGGAATTCAATGCTGAAATTGTGCCTCAAGGGCGCCAGGATGGCAGCAAGGTTGAGGCCGTGGCCAATAGAGTGCTTAATGCCTACCATTATGACAACGTCTCGGATATCTATCATCTCGCCGCTATCTATCTGATAGCTATCAGCCAGGGGCATATCTTCCTCGATGGCAATAAACGAACGGCTTTTCAGAGCATGGCGCTGTTTCTCGGCATCAATGGCATCGCATTACGGGAAGATGCGAAATTGGTCGAGTTAACGGTTGAGGCGGCGAAAGGCCGCCTCAATGCTGTAGAAACTGCAAAGCAGTTGCGCCAGTTAACTGAATAG
- a CDS encoding type II toxin-antitoxin system Phd/YefM family antitoxin, producing the protein MTTISYTSARNNLAEVFQEAQNQPVEVTRRGHDEVYIISKADYEVLVKAKVKARIQLKHADTINALADR; encoded by the coding sequence ATGACGACAATCAGCTATACCTCGGCGAGAAATAACTTGGCTGAGGTTTTTCAGGAAGCGCAAAATCAACCGGTCGAAGTCACCCGCCGCGGCCACGACGAGGTCTATATCATCAGCAAGGCAGACTATGAGGTATTGGTTAAAGCCAAAGTGAAAGCGCGTATTCAGCTCAAACATGCAGATACCATTAATGCATTGGCGGATAGATGA
- the maeB gene encoding NADP-dependent oxaloacetate-decarboxylating malate dehydrogenase — MDEQLKQSALDFHQFPVPGKIQVSPTKPLATQRDLALAYSPGVAAPCLEIAADPLAAYKYTARGNLVAVISNGTAVLGLGNIGALAGKPVMEGKGVLFKKFSGIDVFDIEVDEHNPDKLIDIIAALEPTFGGINLEDIKAPECFYIEQKLRERMKIPVFHDDQHGTAIITTAAVLNGLRVVKKNISDVRLVVSGAGAASIACLNLLVALGLRQQNITVCDSKGVIYKGREANMEQTKAAYAIDDNGRRTLADAIPDADIFLGCSGPGVLTQDMVKTMARDPLIMALANPEPEILPPLAKAVRPDAIICTGRSDYPNQVNNVLCFPFIFRGALDVGATTINEEMKLACVHAIADLALAEQSDVVASAYDDQDLSFGPDYIIPKPFDPRLIVKIAPAVARAAMDSGVATRPIEDFDAYVEKLAEFVYKTNLFMKPIFSQARKEVKRVVLAEGEEERVLHATQELVSQGLAYPILVGRPSVIEMRLKKLGLQLTPGQDFEVVNNESDPRFNEYWGEYYQIMKRRGVSQEQARRAVIGNPTLIAAIMLHRGEADAMICGTIGSYHEHYEVVKNVFGFREGAHVAGAMNALLLPSGNTFIADTYVNDDPTPEQLAEITLMAAETVRRFGIEPKVALLSHSSFGSSDCPAARKMRKTLELVNELAPELEIDGEMHGDAALVESIRHDLMPDSPLKGSANLLIMPNMEAARISYNLLRVSCSEGVTVGPVLMGVSKPVHILTPIASVRRIVNMVALAVVEAQTEPL, encoded by the coding sequence AGCGCGATCTGGCGCTGGCCTATTCGCCGGGCGTCGCCGCGCCCTGTCTGGAAATTGCCGCAGATCCGCTGGCGGCCTATAAATACACCGCGCGCGGCAACCTGGTGGCGGTCATTTCCAACGGCACGGCGGTGCTGGGCCTGGGCAATATCGGCGCGTTGGCCGGTAAGCCGGTGATGGAGGGCAAGGGCGTCCTGTTCAAGAAGTTTTCCGGTATCGACGTGTTCGATATCGAAGTGGACGAGCATAACCCCGACAAGCTAATCGATATTATCGCCGCGCTGGAGCCGACCTTCGGCGGCATCAACCTGGAAGACATCAAGGCGCCGGAGTGTTTCTACATCGAGCAGAAACTGCGCGAACGCATGAAGATCCCGGTGTTTCACGACGATCAGCACGGCACGGCGATCATCACTACCGCCGCGGTGCTCAACGGCCTGCGGGTGGTGAAAAAGAACATCTCCGACGTGCGGCTGGTGGTGTCCGGCGCCGGCGCGGCGTCGATCGCCTGTCTGAACCTGCTGGTGGCGTTGGGCCTGCGCCAGCAGAACATCACCGTTTGCGATTCCAAAGGGGTGATCTACAAGGGCCGCGAGGCCAACATGGAGCAGACCAAAGCGGCCTACGCGATCGACGATAACGGCCGGCGCACGCTGGCCGACGCCATTCCGGACGCCGACATCTTCCTCGGCTGTTCCGGCCCCGGCGTGCTGACGCAGGACATGGTGAAAACCATGGCGCGCGATCCGCTGATCATGGCGCTGGCCAACCCGGAACCGGAAATTCTGCCGCCGCTGGCCAAAGCGGTGCGCCCGGACGCCATCATCTGCACCGGCCGTTCCGACTACCCGAACCAGGTGAACAACGTATTGTGCTTCCCGTTCATCTTCCGCGGCGCGCTGGACGTGGGCGCTACCACCATCAACGAAGAGATGAAGCTGGCCTGCGTGCACGCCATCGCCGACCTGGCGCTGGCGGAACAGAGCGACGTGGTGGCCTCCGCCTATGACGATCAGGATCTGTCCTTCGGCCCGGACTACATCATTCCCAAGCCTTTCGACCCGCGCCTGATTGTCAAAATCGCGCCGGCGGTGGCCAGGGCGGCGATGGACTCCGGCGTGGCGACGCGCCCGATCGAGGACTTCGACGCCTACGTGGAGAAGCTGGCCGAGTTCGTCTACAAAACCAACCTGTTCATGAAACCGATCTTCTCGCAGGCGCGCAAAGAGGTGAAGCGCGTGGTGCTGGCGGAAGGCGAAGAAGAGCGCGTGCTGCACGCCACTCAGGAGCTGGTGTCGCAGGGCCTGGCCTACCCGATCCTGGTCGGCCGCCCGAGCGTGATCGAGATGCGCCTGAAAAAGCTTGGCCTGCAGCTGACGCCGGGCCAGGATTTCGAGGTGGTGAACAACGAATCCGACCCGCGCTTCAACGAATACTGGGGCGAGTACTACCAGATCATGAAGCGTCGCGGCGTTTCGCAGGAGCAGGCGCGCCGCGCGGTGATCGGCAACCCGACGCTGATCGCCGCCATCATGCTGCACCGCGGCGAAGCGGACGCGATGATCTGCGGTACCATCGGCAGCTACCATGAACACTACGAGGTGGTGAAAAACGTGTTCGGCTTCCGCGAAGGAGCGCACGTCGCCGGCGCGATGAACGCGCTGCTGCTGCCGAGCGGCAACACCTTTATCGCCGATACCTACGTCAACGACGATCCGACGCCGGAACAGCTGGCGGAAATCACCCTGATGGCGGCGGAAACCGTGCGCCGCTTCGGCATCGAGCCGAAGGTGGCGTTGCTGTCCCATTCCAGCTTCGGCTCGTCCGACTGTCCGGCGGCGCGCAAGATGCGCAAGACGCTGGAGCTGGTGAATGAGCTGGCGCCGGAGCTGGAGATCGACGGCGAAATGCACGGCGACGCCGCGCTGGTGGAGAGCATTCGTCACGATCTGATGCCGGACAGCCCGCTGAAAGGCTCGGCCAACCTGCTGATCATGCCGAACATGGAAGCGGCGCGCATCAGCTACAACCTGCTGCGCGTTTCCTGCTCGGAAGGGGTGACCGTCGGGCCGGTGCTGATGGGGGTGTCCAAGCCGGTGCATATCCTGACGCCGATCGCCTCGGTGCGCCGCATCGTCAATATGGTGGCGCTGGCGGTGGTGGAAGCCCAGACCGAACCGCTATAA